One Dama dama isolate Ldn47 chromosome 16, ASM3311817v1, whole genome shotgun sequence DNA window includes the following coding sequences:
- the LOC133071357 gene encoding proline-rich protein 2-like, translating into MGASGRGLLGPVSKQWEQRKSNKIKTNTVCGNTKTPATLSVRRPYPGPSLSASGSHISSWLDPGSLITPALCPGSAEKRLPSHPLETSLETLSAARGPRPRPTPALRWGRGKQLGNRGGLPGDPGPPLPAPPRGRPGPRPGPRRPARSHPDGELSRAPAVRSPRPPPQSGPGARSQGETHSARAPAGPARLSRSFLPALALVPTSPAPPIPLFLLGRPASRSPS; encoded by the exons ATGGGAGCCAGTGGGCGCGGACTCTTGGGACCGGTGTCAAAGCAGTGGGAACAGCGGAAAAGCAACAAGATCAAAACAAATACGGTGTGTGGGAACACCAAGACCCCG GCCACTCTGTCCGTGCGGCGACCTTACCCCGGCCCCAGCCTGTCTGCATCCGGGTCCCATATCAGCAGCTGGCTCGACCCGGGTTCTTTAATCACTCCTGCCCTCTGTCCTGGCTCCGCCGAGAAGCGGCTCCCTTCCCACCCGCTGGAAACGTCGCTGGAAACTCTGAGTGCCGCTCgtggcccccgcccccgcccgacGCCAGCCctgcggtgggggcgggggaagcAGCTGGGAAACCGGGGCGGTCTCCCAGGGGACCCTGGACCGCCTCTCCCCGCGCCGCCTCGCGGCCGGCCCggcccccggcccggcccccgGCGTCCCGCCCGCTCGCACCCCGACGGGGAGCTCTCTCGCGCTCCGGCCGTTCGGAGCCCCCGCCCTCCACCCCAGTCCGGCCCAGGGGCCAGATCCCAGGGAGAGACACACTCCGCCCGCGCGCCTGCCGGCCCCGCGCGCCTCTCACGGTCCTTCCTCCCAGCGCTCGCCCTCGTCCCCACTTCTCCGGCCCCGCCGATACCCCTCTTCCTCCTCGGGCGCCCGGCCTCGCGGAGCCCGTCCTGA